The genomic window ttcctggagaacgtgatccgcgatgctgtcacctacaccgagcacgccaagaggaagaccgtcaccgccatggacgtggtgtatgctctgaagagacaggGCCGCACTCTCTACGGCTTCGGCGGATAAACTCACTTtccaacagctcaacaacacaacggctcttttaagagccacacaccgaGTCAATGAGAGCTCACATCCTCTGCATAACAACAAGTCGTTCTCCGAGTAGATGTCTTACAATGTCAAgatttcaaagttatttaatatcaaaacatcacataacaATTACTAATCGTAGATTCCTCTTTTAATTTCTAAACGTAGAAGTGACccttaaaaacagttaatattaaactgttatctctttatacacatgtatatgtgtgtatatatactgtagtaacaccaggcagccaacagatagaactgctctccagatatgtgaactggaacaacgtccactaccagttgaactctcctacatgtcctgtcagaagctttgttttccagtagctcagcttctccggttttattgcagattctgatctgttctgagttttgaaaatgagctctgtagctgcatcaacttgatcagttgaacactaagttaaatatcagagtgtaattaaaaaggaccagggacagagctgtttgattaggtgctgcacctcaccagtttgttgctttgaacGGATGTTGAGGCGTAGGTGAAAATAAGTCACCCCCTGTAACAGCAtcactataaaataaacaacaatctgaCCACAATTTAAGGAAGTGAAGTGGACATTACTCATTCTATCTTTCAGTCAAGCACGTGGGGAGAGTGGcgagacaagaaaaaagaaatgttggccaagttaaataaattcatcatgttacttacattatctgacttgtattttaattcaaataggttaacaaacagacattaacatgaatacacagacactcacacacatatccgaacgcacacataaatatatacacacagacacacagccattaAGTGCATATCTTAATTCACATATCTTCATTTGCTGCTATGAAGAACACACGAGTGGTCCTCTACGTGCACACCACAGCGTCCGTTAGACACTGACGTTCCCTCGTACCTCGGGAGTTTGGTAAGGGCCTTACACTGAAGCCTTCTggaccctgactgactgacctattGACTTACTCACTGGCTAATGGAGACACGATTGCAATacactcaaacaaaacacaccacTTGATTGGTTGTGTAATCAGATGTTgtgtccactgttcttcaacaaagtcccTTACCAGATTGTTCATGGTAACGCTCCTCACgtatcactgtgttgttctgagCGAGTAAGTGGGGCCCCCAGggcctctgtgagtgtgtgctgtctgggatTGCAGTGCctgcactttgaaagacaacgtgttattatgaaagtctATCAGAGTGATGTTGGCGACTTTTAACCGGCTGAAATCTCCCTGTACTCTATTAAACAGGTCGTGACGTTGAAGCTAATTGGACTATACtattcagaggcagcaggcaggaccACGTTTCTATAGAATTTGtctaatttaataaattacaaataatgacgattataataaacacgtgccaaatttatcacaatcatctttttcccttcttttctttggcagGGCGGTTCCCCAGTGGCCAGCTACACCTGTATATGTTCCACGCACAAAGGAGACGATACCGgttctgctgatgggttgatgctcttctacggcacacaacaaaccttcttgCTCCTGCACGTTTGGATGTtctatcctggaggagctagattATCTCTGCTACCTGAAAGGACTTCAGGCACCGCCTCATGCTACAGGTAGTGACACGGACACTAGCAGAGCACGAAACTTCAGAAGATTCAGtcgggaaggatgaggagagagcaaaTGTCAATGGCCAGCACAAATAAAACTGTTCCCTTTCTGTTGTGGTCTTGCCTTTGCCTCTTTATTGCACttattgtcactttcatttgcaccaaaaccggtgaaattcattcacaatcacttgggcttcctaaatggacagGTCGATGAACCTGAAGTtgaactgactgtgtgtttcactgtgaccATTAGACCAAAAGTCACCAAAAGTCACCGTGTCagggctacatatttcccacatattctaTCATTTAGAGCTGTGCATTTATCAGGTTTCTTtggtttagattgtttttaatgatacttATGTGATACTAACATAAATCCTAATAAGTTTCAGGGACATCTTAAAGTTCTCAACACCCCAAATGTTCCAGTTGAGCTGAACAGTTCAACCTCTGTCGGCAGCAGAATAATGGACTCATGAACATGGAGACACTCCCCCGTGCTGTTACACTGGCACTCCAcattcagccaatgacagagagggaacggCACACACTGATTtacatgtgatatgttcaaaTACAGCCTGGCCAGCAACGTCTGTATTCATTTGAACGAAAAAATCTCGTGACAATGCCTGACGTAGCGAAGCCCGCGCCCAAGAAGGGCTCCAAGAAAGCGGTGGCGAAGGCCCCCGGTAAgggcggaaagaagaggagaaagtccaggaaggagagctacgccatctacgtgtacaaggtgctgaagcaggtccaccccgacactgggatctcctccaaggccatgggcatcatgaactccttcgtgagcgacatcttcgagcgcatcgccggtgaggcctctcgtctggctcattacaacaagcgctccaccatcacctccagggagattcagaccgccgtccgcctgctgctgcccggggagCTGGCTAAACACGCCGTGTCTGAGGGCACCAAGGCCGTGACCAAATACACCAGTTCCAAGTAAACCACTCTGCGGAGACCTCAaaccaacggctcttttaagagccacacactttctctatagagacaaactgtcctgacTCTACCGAGATgtccatcaatatttaaacagccaCTTTTAACTGATAATATAACATTGTTAATACAATTGAAGAGAGATATCCTGCATAATctctacatttgaaaataattgtttttaaatccaattgcagttttccactgcagggcgTGTTGTCCTTTGTCAAAGCAGTGATCTGTGTTGTTCATGaggtgttttttcccccctggtgGTTATAATTGGAATAGTTAAAGAAGCGTATGAAGTCATTGTTCCTCAAAGTCAGAGGACATTGAGGAACAACACAGTCATGTGTGGATGCCGAGACATGGCTGTGACCTGAAGGTCAGAGGAATTCATTCTCCAAAGTAGTTTACAGTATTATCAATCTTGACAAATATACCTTGTGTGCTTACTACTCTGTGAATATTGAGTGTAAAACAGtggtcaaacaaatattttttctcccGTAGCCCTCCTGTTATCCTCAAATTGTAATaagtataattttaaataaattatgacagaaaaaaatgcaatttaatggtAAATTTCAAGTTTTTCATGAAGTACTACATTAATAAGGTAtttttgaatggttaaaataatattttgacatgCTACTATTTACCCACAGCAAtctacaaaaacactttcaaatacttcacaaatgtgtacattctggaaacagtgtgttt from Platichthys flesus chromosome 22, fPlaFle2.1, whole genome shotgun sequence includes these protein-coding regions:
- the LOC133933531 gene encoding histone H2B-like, with product MPDVAKPAPKKGSKKAVAKAPGKGGKKRRKSRKESYAIYVYKVLKQVHPDTGISSKAMGIMNSFVSDIFERIAGEASRLAHYNKRSTITSREIQTAVRLLLPGELAKHAVSEGTKAVTKYTSSK